The Coccidioides posadasii str. Silveira chromosome 2, complete sequence genomic interval TTTGATCAATACAATGCCTTGGCGATGCTAACTTCCGCTTGCTCTTCGTCGTCGCAGAGCCCGGCATCAAGCATTTCTTCCAGCTCTTCCGAGATGAACTGAGGGATCAGCTGCGGAACAAACCAAAAAATTAATGCGTGTTGTCCGGCGAGGTGACGCTTGATAGTCAGACTGTCTCGCTTATAGCGACGCTCCGTGTTCTAGGCGGTTAGCGAATATTCCTAATGCAGTACATATATCTGATGACTGATACCTCTTTACCGTTgataccttctttttctcccttcccCTACCAACGGATGTGTTTGGGTTGCATGAGCCGTTTGTTCTATGGTCTGCATCCTTCATTCCATCCGAAGAAAAAGCTCCTTTTACTTCCTTGATTCAACTTTTTTGCATCGGACATTCCATTGTTCGATTGCGTAACTTCCAAGGAAGTCTACATCTTGCACACACATATACCGGTCTAGTTATGTATGTCCGTGCCTTAGATAATTAGCTTAATAGTCATAGCGTAGGAATAGCATGTCTACTCTGAATTCTAGTATGTTAAGACCCCGTTTCAAGGCTTTATCGGAGTCATGGCAGTTGCTACGATTCAGCGACATAAGCAACGGTGGTTAGTCACGTGATATGAAGGACCAGAGCTGACTAAGCTAAATTTTCCTCAATTGATGGAACACCGGAGGCAGCGTGCAGAGAGAGTCGACGAtatctgcccaccatgccACGAGAAAGGCAAAAGAGAGGCCGTCGAGCAGAGGCGAAGAAGGATAAGGATAGTCAAAAGCGAAAGCGAGGGCACGAAGCAACCGAAGCCGAAATCACAAAGCGGCAAAAAATACAGGGCGATGAGAGCTCCGAAGTGCCTGTTCCGCACGACAGTGCGTTCGGAGATGGAGAGGATTACATTCCTCTCGAGGAGGAAGCTGCTCCAGTAGACGACACGCCGTTCTATGGACTACTGGACTCGGATGAACAAGAGTACTTTTCCCGTGCCAACCAAACCCTGGAGCTGAACCAATTCGAAAATGATGAGGACCGACAGCTCTTTATTGACAGTGTGCTGCAAGAGGCCGGTGGGAAAGAATTGAAAATCGCATGCAGCCAGTCTTGCTCAAGATTGATGGAAAAACTAATCTCGATGTCAAGTGCGAGCCAGCTGAAGCAACTTTTTGGAAAATTCAGTGGGCATTTCTTGCATCTCGTTCAACACCGGTTCGCTAGCCATTGTTGTGAACGGCTTTTCCTACGAGCGGCGCCCATCGTAACATACGAGTCGAAACCTCGAACAAAGAAAGGAGATGATGCGGAGGAGAACCAAGACGGTGGAGAATCGGCTTCCAGCCTACCAATGGCCGACCTAGTCTTGAACGCGATCTCAGAACTTGAAGGCAACTGGGGCTACCTCTTAACCGAGTCATTTGCATCTCATACGATAAGAGTCCTCCTTTTGATATTAGCGGGGGAGTCATTGGATAATTCCTCGAATATCGCGGTGGTTGCCAGTCGGAAAAAGGAGAATTTCGATGCTTTCAAAACAGACCCACAGTCTTCCTCTGGGAAGCGAAGCGTTCCTCCGGTATTCCAAGACGCGTTGGAAAAGATGATCAACGGCTTGGTTGCCGGTTTAGACACCACCTATTTACGCGCTTTGGCTACTCATCCCGTCGGGTCCCCAGTGCTCCAGGTACTTCTAGCGGTCGAATTGACTCACCTTGGGAAGGACAGGGCCAAGGATCCTAACTCGGTTCTCCGGCGACTCATTCCAGATGATTCTCTGGAGAATACCGAGAGCGCAACGTTTATTAACGGATTATTCTACGATCCAGTTGGCTCCCGCTTGCTAGAGACGCTATTCCAGCATGTTCCAGGCAAATTCTTCAAAATGATATACAAAAGCATCGTCCGTGAACGCATTGGATCTCTTTCCAGGAATGAGATAGCATCGTATGTTGCGGTTCGTGTCCTGGAAAGGCTTAGCAAAGAGGATTTACAGGCTACCATGGATACCATTTTGCGTGAGGTACCTTCAATGGTTGAGCGATCAAGATTGAATGTGATAAAAGCTTTGATAGAGAGAGGAGCGGTACGAGGTGCCAATCTTACTCCTCTAGCTAACACACTTAAATCCGCTTATGGAGAGGAGGCCGTTTCAAGACTTAAAAAGATCTTGAAGTTGGATGAGGCATCTGGGCCTAGCAAGGAGGATCCCACGAAGAGCGCCACTAACTTACCTTCACAACAACTTCATGGCTCGCTTCTTGCACAGGCAATGTTGCGAGTGCCGGGACCTCTAGCAGAGATGATCAGATCTAGCTTCCTTGAGGCAACCGTGCCTTTTCTATTGGATATTGCAAAAAGCCCAACAGGTTCCCGTGTTCTCCAAGAATCACTCATTTTCTCGAAAGCAACGGGCCAATTCCGCAGACAAATAATACCCAAGTTCTCAGGACATTTGTGCGAGCTCGCATTAAACACGAGCGGATCTCATGTTGTTGATATACTATGGCAAGCTACCAGTGATCTGCTTTTCCTTAAACAGAGATTGGCTGATGAGCTTGTGGCCAATGAGAAGGCGCTGCGAGATTCTTTCCTGGGAAGGGCTGTATGGAGGAATTGGTCCATGGACCTGTACAAAAGAAAACGAGGCGAATGGATATCAAGGGCCAAAGGATTAGATCTAAACGCATCGACAGCGGATTCATCCAACAATGAACAGGTCACAAAGCCAAAATCAAAACTGGACTTGGCAAGAGAGCGATTTGCAGCGCAGGTGGAGGAAAAGGCAAGGAAACCAGAGTCGGAGAACCCGAAGGGAAAGGAAGAGATCAAAGccggaaagaaaaggaagccGGCCGCCTTATCGGCGAAGAGTCTACTCAGCGCATAGTACCGGCCAAATCGACCAACGGTCGATCAGGGCCACCCCCCTGTATGTTCTCTTCGGGGGGTTGGTGGCTTTGCTGGAGGAAACGGTGACCCCCTTGATGGCGTTTGGGTTGATTAATAAGGGATGTGACGGTCCCTTGCGGATGCCCGCTCCAGGCCGGGCCAGCCAGGGTCGAGGATTACTATTAGCGTATTCCAGGGACTGGCCGTCCAGCACGTTATTCATAGAGGTCATAGTTAGAAACAGAGTTGTGTGGATCTATCGCCCGAATGTGATGTCACCCCGGTCAAGTCGTAGCATTCCGATTAAATCTCGCACCACCAAACTCTAATATTGGCTGAACGGGAGCCAGAATGTCTGCGCATACATCACTCTCTGCTCTTTAGTTTCCGTAAATTGAAATGGTTGAATGCTTGCTTGCCCAGTAGGGAGTAAATAACTATGGAACGGGCGGACGAAGTCAGAAATGTGAGTAAACAGCCGTTACTCGAGCTGAATGGTGAACTTATGTTCTGAGAATGCTTTTTGCGCGACATTCATTGAGCACGCGCTGATAAACTTATGCCTGTAGCTTCTTGACCCCGTGCAGGAACGCATTCTGCAGTTCATACAGTCTGCAGATAGAGGTTCTAAAGCAATCATAGCGCATGACCCTTCGGACGAAACTGACCCTTTCTTCTCCGGGTTATTAAACTTGAAAAGGCCCAGTGAGCTCCAGCAAGAACTCCAGGTAGATTTCCCGGATAGCGGGCAGGGTGCGGATGGCCTCCTTCAGATCTTGGACAGGATACTTCAATATTCTGTGAACACTTGGCATCAGGGATTTTTGGACAAACTCTATGCCTCTACGAATGCGCCCGGACTTGCCGCGGAGTTGATCATTGCAGCCTTGAATACCAATGTTCATGTGTACCAGGTCGCTCCGGCCTTGACCGTTATCGAGAAGAGTACTGCTGCCCGTTTGGCCTCCCTTTTTGGCCTAAATGGCCTGTACGCTGGAGGGATAGCAGTACAAGGTGGTACAGCATCCAATACAACGGCAATTGTTATCGCGAGGAATACTTTATTTCCGGAGACCAAAACTGAAGGCGTTAGCGGCAATCAGTTTGTCTTGTTCTCAAGTGCGCATGGACATTACAGTATTGAGAAGGCTGCACAAATGCTTGGATTCGGTAGCAAAGCGGTTTGGGTCGTTCCCGTGGACGAGAAAGGGCAGATGATACCGAAGGCGCTCGATGACCTTATTATAACCGCGAAAAGCCAAGGAAAGAAGCCATTCTTCGTGAATGCCACTGCGGGTACCACGGTTGTAGGCAGTTTCGACCCTCTGCCGGAAATCTCTGAGATCTGCCGAAAGCACAACCTTTGGTTCCATGTCGACGGCTCATGGGGAGGCTCCTTTATCTTCTCCTCAAAGCAGAAAAGCAAACTTACAGGATCCCATCTTGCTGACAGTATTACTTTCAATCCACATAAGATGCTGGGTGTGCCGGTCACTTGTTCGTTCCTCTTGGCCGCTGATATTCGCAAATTCCACCGTGCAAACACGTTACCAGCGGGATATCTATTCCATAACGAGGAATACACGAAGGGATTCTGGGACTTGGGTGACTTGACTCTACAATGCGGCCGCCGTGCAGACGCCCTCAAGCTCTTCCTCAGCTGGATGTACTACGGATCTGAGGGCTACGAGCAAAAGATCGACTCTGCTTGTAGTGTTGCTGAGCATCTTTCCACCGTCGTTGGAAACAATCCTCATCTCATTCTCCTTACTGAGAATCCCCCACCCTGTCTCCAAGTTTGCTTTTACTATGCTCCTCTTGGACGCATGGCATACCCCCCAGGAAGAGAGATCAACGGCAAGGCACTCagcgaagaagagagagCCGAACTCAACAGCCAAATAACCGAAGAGATTGTTCAAAAACTTGTGCCGCAAGGCTTCATGGTGGACTACGCACCCCCAAGTGATGGCGACACTTTTGCTAAGGATGGAAAATTTTTCCGCTGTGTGGTCAATGTTCTTACGAAGGAGGAAACGGTGGATTCCCTCGTGAATACTATTGTGAAACTTGGATCAACCATTGTAAAACGGCGACTGGGCTCAGAGTTGAACATACCGACTCCAACAGCATACCCGGCGCCTACTTCCGGATTCCGTCCAAAGAACCCTGCAGAAAAAGGCCATGGACCGGTTGTCTTTGAATAACCAATTACGATTCCTCATTCAGAAGAACCAGATTTTAAGGGGTATGTTTTGGTTTAATTTAGAAGTGGGTATATAAAATTATGTAGTCGTCAGCCTTTTATTGTCTTCACTTTCGCCATATGCCAGCATGCTGGCATTCGGTGCGTAGCCCAGTTAATGTTGTTAACCGCGAAGTTCGACCCGCCTCTCCAATGTTGCTCTCGCCTGTGCTTCCGTTAAAACTTCTATTCCCAAAGATTTTAGAACTTCCCGGGCGCTTTCATTGCTAGCAAATAGACCCTTCTCTACCTCCCAAAGACCCAAGTTTGGATGGATGCCATCGCCATTTCTCTTATCAGTTTCTTCCGCCTCTGGTACGCTATCTTTAGGATTGATATTTAGTTCCAAGAGCAATAGGCCTTCTGCTAATTTTTGGGCGATTTTCTTCGCCTCAATTTTACCAGCTGGTACCCCGAGAGCTGCGTCAAAAGTCGTACATGTATGCTCGAAATCAATCCGTAACTGAGTAGCCCTGGCAGCTGAAAAGCTATGTCGCATAAGGATATTATCCCAAAGATACGTCTGAATTGACAGCAGAAGCTGTCTGGCAATACGTTTTAGAGGCGCAGGAGCGAGGACTCGCGACAAGAACTTGACCTCAGCGGTAAGGTTCCGGGTAAACATAGCTAGCTCGACGGAGGGTGTAATTGTAGATTCATTGTCAGAAGAAGGTGCCAATGACGCCCAATTAGAAGATCGAGAATACGCTTTGAGTGACGTTTGCATACTTGATGTCAAGGTGGAAACAATAATTGACTCAGATCGGATCCTAATGCGACGATACGCTGAGGAAGTTTCATCAAACAATGCGCCTTCAATGCCTCCAGCACCGTGATCGGCATTGCTATCCGTGATGGACGACGACGTGCGGGCCGCGACGTCGGAAATGGACATGGATCCCGCCACAGGCCTGCCGCTTCGGGCATTTTGGTCGACACGATCCTGCAGCTCATACCAAAGTTCTAGGAAAAAGACATCATCACTCCAGTCTTGCATCTTCTTTTCCAAATACTCGGCGCTGCCAAATATTCTACAGAGCCTTTCAAGCCCCGCAATACCTTCCAGACTGACCTGGCTTGTGGAAGAGCCTTGCACTGTCCGACCAATTGTTGATTTCATCGCAAGATAGGCTTCAAGTCCGGAATGTAACCTCTCATGAAAGAGGTCGAATATTGTAATTTGAATATCAATGAGAAAGCGAAGCTTTTGGCTAAAAGAAGACAGTGGTCGATATCTGTCTGTAATTGTCTCAAGGAGGTCATTGACACGAATTGCTGCCTTGGTAGGTTTCGTTGCTGTGGCTTCAACTCCGTCGTAATCAATTTCACCACTATCAGGCGCATCGATGATATCCTGATAGCGGGAGAGAGCAAAGTCTTTTTCAACCTGGAGCCACTGAGCGAACCAATCTTGCTTCACGAGAACTTCCCAAGTTAGCCCTTTCCAACCGCGATCCTCTTTGAAGGCAGGTGAGTAGCCCCATATTTCGCGTACATCGTTGTCAAATTGCATTAATTCATGTATAAAATGGCTCAGTAACTGAGAGTGATTTGCAATATGTGGGAGAGTTGAGTTAATTTTGTGTCGTGCCATCGGCAACAGCGCCGTTATGTAGGAGAAAATCGCATTCGAGTAAAATGGTATAAGTCGCGAATCACAATCTTGTGCCCGTCTATTGAGGATGGGCTGAAGATACGTCATAAAAAAGTCGCTATAAGTATTGATAAGGTCGATTATATGTGAGAGGAAGTATTCGGGCTAATCAATCATTGTCAGTGGTACACAGCGCATGATCACGGCACTGAACATGGGCTACGTACTTTGTCTAACCTATTGGTTGGCTTGTCGCCGCTAAAGTGGTACCTGAATCGGAGGTTCAGCGGAGACACCATTTCCTCTAAAGGGAGTAGGGCTGGGGTTTCCTGGTATTGGGCTTCGTTTTGAAGCAGTTCAATTTGGGGAATGACGTCCCTGCAATTCATGAATTTTCTGTTTAAGATAGCGTAGAGAACACTAGCACTTACGGTTCTTGCAAGCGGAGCAATAATTCAAACCAGTCCGCCCATTGCCTCACTAGAGCGTCGTCCACTTGAAGTTCCTTTGAAGGCCATTTCATTTTCTCAAGGACAGCGCGCAGCTTACCCGAATATTCCTTCTGCAGCGCATCCTTTAGACTTCCTACCAGCTTAGTAGTGTAGTCTATAAGGTGAGGAGCAGCACCTTCAGCTGCCACCTGGACAGACACCAGTGAGGAAGCCAGAGCTCTTACTTCGGAATATAAACTTAACGCATCATTTGGAGACCATTGTATCACGGATAACGTGTCTTCGCTGCAACAAAATAAGTATCGAAGGCGCCCacaaaaataagaagaacgAACCTGATGCGATTCACCCTGCCTAGCAGCTCCATATATCCTTTTGCGATTTCCAGCCTCCCAAGTTTCTCCATACTGGCCTCGAATTTCCGCGTTGCTTCATCACTGCTTTTCGACTGGGTAACTTCCACAAGCCGTCTATCTATGTCGTTTTGTTGCTCATTGAAGGCTTCGGCCCGTCTTCGGACTGTTTCAGTGTGCTGTTTCGATGCCTCGGTCGCTTTGCTTAAAATCTCTTCCGCTTCTCGTAACTATGAAGGTGTCAGCAAATGTGCAATTATGACAAAGTGGCAATTGGCACGACCTGCTGTTTCTGGAGCTCCTGCTGCTTTTGAAGGCTCTCCAGAAGAGAGTCCAACGATTGTAGGTCAGCGACTGTTTGAATATTTTCGTTGAGGTACTCTGTCATGGATGGCGTAGTTGAGCGCCGGCCTGGCGTGACTCTCCGAGCCATTGTAGGTGTGGTTGTTTTTAATCGACGGAAATCGAATTATGATCAAAATGGCGCTTCGTTTTCCATATCAGCGGGAGAATCGCAGAAATATGCCATTAGTATTCCTGATAGCTTAACGGCTGGGATGCTTTTGAAGCATGACGTGGAGCTTCATGCGAAAGTTGCTCCAAGATCCAGAGAGGCTTGGCATATCCCGCTCTGTCTCCGTTCAACCGCCGCTTCAGTTCCAACGCACTTGGAAGACTCTATACAGTCTACTGAGTAGGGATGAAGATATGTCCAATCCCGTCAGAAAACGCAAAAGAGGCGATCCTGGTGACCCGCCGAGGACATTTAGGAGTATTGACTCCTTTTTCAAAAGCCCAAGAAAGCAACCACACGAAGCCGACTGTCGCATACCAAAAAGCCCTTCGGAACACCAATTACTGACAGACGAAGAGCTTGCTCGAAAGCTGCAAGCAGAATGGGATAATGATGCTTCTTCGAATTTCCGAAATGCCACGCCCACAAATTCGGACGAAAACCAGGCGCCGCCGTCTCAAGACATGAAGGCCAGCGACGGCCAGAACCCCATCCCCGCGCCTCCTAAGCCATGTATATTCGCTTcttccaaaaaaaagaaaagtgtTCTGTCCCTCCAAACCTCCACATCCGCGGAAGACACAATATCTATGTCGTTGCCGCTCGATCAGCCACCTCTAACATTTAACCCGTCTCTCTACCTCGACAAACTTAGGGAATTCTGGAATACCGAGGGGGGCCATGCTTCCTATTCGATATTGGCCAGGGCGTTCTCTCTAGTCAACAGCACACAAAGCAGGATCAGGATTGTGGATATCTTGGTTAATTTATTGAGAATTTTAATCGAAGGGGATCCGGATAGTCTGCTCCCAGCGGTCTGGCTTGCTACAAACGCGTTCGCACCACCATATGTTCCGCTTGAATTAGGATTGGGAGGATCTGCCATCTCAAAGGCATTGAAGAAGGCTTATGGATTGGATAACCTGGGTCTAAAAACTCTTTATGACAAATATGGAGATGCCGGTGATGTCGCCTATGAAGCTAAAAAGAAGCAATCCTTTACGTTAAGACGACCAAAGCCGCTCTCCATCAAAGGTGTTTATGATTCGCTAATGAAAATCGCTAACAGTAAAGGGACAGGCAGCCAGGAAAACAAACAGAGGCTTGTGGAACAGTTACTTCGAGACGCGAGAGGAGCTGAAGAAAGTCGATATATTGTTCGAACCCTCGTCCAGCACTTGCGCATCGGAGCTGTCAGAACCACCATGCTTATTGCATTGGCTCGTGCCTTCCTCTATTCAAGGCCTCCGTCGGCTAGTTATAGGGTTCGTACCAATGCTGATCTTATGAAGCTTAAGAGGGATGAACTTGCCAGTTTATATGCAAAAGCAGAGGAGATGATTAAAGCTAGCTACGCTCGTCACCCAAATTATAATGACCTGATACCATGCCTTTTAGCAACGGGTATCTCGGAGGCTGTCCTCGCTAAATGTGGCTTGGCACTTCATGTTCCcttgttgccaatgctaGGAAGCATCACGCGTGACTTGACAGAGATGCTTACCAAACTTCAAGGCAGAAAATTCAGCTGCGAATACAAATATGACGGCCAGCGCGCGCAAGTGCATTGCGATTCATCGGGAAAAGTCTCGCTTTTTTCCCGCCACTTGGAGCTGATGACGGATAAATATCCGGATCTAGTATCTCTCGTTCCGCAGATTCGGGGAGACGGTGTGTCCAGCTTCGTCCTTGAAGGGGAAGTGGTCGCCGTGGACCAAGAATCTGGGGTTTTGTTACCCTTCCAGACGCTTTCTAATCGGGCGAAGAAAAACGTTGAGATAGGGGACATCAAAATTAATGTTTGTCTTTTTGCATTC includes:
- the NOP9 gene encoding Nucleolar protein 9 (EggNog:ENOG410PJ0N~COG:J~BUSCO:3414at33183); this encodes MPRERQKRGRRAEAKKDKDSQKRKRGHEATEAEITKRQKIQGDESSEVPVPHDSAFGDGEDYIPLEEEAAPVDDTPFYGLLDSDEQEYFSRANQTLELNQFENDEDRQLFIDSVLQEAGGKELKIACSQSCSRLMEKLISMSSASQLKQLFGKFSGHFLHLVQHRFASHCCERLFLRAAPIVTYESKPRTKKGDDAEENQDGGESASSLPMADLVLNAISELEGNWGYLLTESFASHTIRVLLLILAGESLDNSSNIAVVASRKKENFDAFKTDPQSSSGKRSVPPVFQDALEKMINGLVAGLDTTYLRALATHPVGSPVLQVLLAVELTHLGKDRAKDPNSVLRRLIPDDSLENTESATFINGLFYDPVGSRLLETLFQHVPGKFFKMIYKSIVRERIGSLSRNEIASYVAVRVLERLSKEDLQATMDTILREVPSMVERSRLNVIKALIERGAVRGANLTPLANTLKSAYGEEAVSRLKKILKLDEASGPSKEDPTKSATNLPSQQLHGSLLAQAMLRVPGPLAEMIRSSFLEATVPFLLDIAKSPTGSRVLQESLIFSKATGQFRRQIIPKFSGHLCELALNTSGSHVVDILWQATSDLLFLKQRLADELVANEKALRDSFLGRAVWRNWSMDLYKRKRGEWISRAKGLDLNASTADSSNNEQVTKPKSKLDLARERFAAQVEEKARKPESENPKGKEEIKAGKKRKPAALSAKSLLSA
- a CDS encoding uncharacterized protein (EggNog:ENOG410PJ7Y~COG:E~BUSCO:4581at33183) — translated: MERADEVRNLLDPVQERILQFIQSADRGSKAIIAHDPSDETDPFFSGLLNLKRPSELQQELQVDFPDSGQGADGLLQILDRILQYSVNTWHQGFLDKLYASTNAPGLAAELIIAALNTNVHVYQVAPALTVIEKSTAARLASLFGLNGLYAGGIAVQGGTASNTTAIVIARNTLFPETKTEGVSGNQFVLFSSAHGHYSIEKAAQMLGFGSKAVWVVPVDEKGQMIPKALDDLIITAKSQGKKPFFVNATAGTTVVGSFDPLPEISEICRKHNLWFHVDGSWGGSFIFSSKQKSKLTGSHLADSITFNPHKMLGVPVTCSFLLAADIRKFHRANTLPAGYLFHNEEYTKGFWDLGDLTLQCGRRADALKLFLSWMYYGSEGYEQKIDSACSVAEHLSTVVGNNPHLILLTENPPPCLQVCFYYAPLGRMAYPPGREINGKALSEEERAELNSQITEEIVQKLVPQGFMVDYAPPSDGDTFAKDGKFFRCVVNVLTKEETVDSLVNTIVKLGSTIVKRRLGSELNIPTPTAYPAPTSGFRPKNPAEKGHGPVVFE
- a CDS encoding uncharacterized protein (BUSCO:125400at4751~EggNog:ENOG410PI2T~COG:D,U~BUSCO:2190at33183), whose amino-acid sequence is MARRVTPGRRSTTPSMTEYLNENIQTVADLQSLDSLLESLQKQQELQKQQLREAEEILSKATEASKQHTETVRRRAEAFNEQQNDIDRRLVEVTQSKSSDEATRKFEASMEKLGRLEIAKGYMELLGRVNRISEDTLSVIQWSPNDALSLYSEVRALASSLVSVQVAAEGAAPHLIDYTTKLVGSLKDALQKEYSGKLRAVLEKMKWPSKELQVDDALVRQWADWFELLLRLQEPDVIPQIELLQNEAQYQETPALLPLEEMVSPLNLRFRYHFSGDKPTNRLDKPEYFLSHIIDLINTYSDFFMTYLQPILNRRAQDCDSRLIPFYSNAIFSYITALLPMARHKINSTLPHIANHSQLLSHFIHELMQFDNDVREIWGYSPAFKEDRGWKGLTWEVLVKQDWFAQWLQVEKDFALSRYQDIIDAPDSGEIDYDGVEATATKPTKAAIRVNDLLETITDRYRPLSSFSQKLRFLIDIQITIFDLFHERLHSGLEAYLAMKSTIGRTVQGSSTSQVSLEGIAGLERLCRIFGSAEYLEKKMQDWSDDVFFLELWYELQDRVDQNARSGRPVAGSMSISDVAARTSSSITDSNADHGAGGIEGALFDETSSAYRRIRIRSESIIVSTLTSSMQTSLKAYSRSSNWASLAPSSDNESTITPSVELAMFTRNLTAEVKFLSRVLAPAPLKRIARQLLLSIQTYLWDNILMRHSFSAARATQLRIDFEHTCTTFDAALGVPAGKIEAKKIAQKLAEGLLLLELNINPKDSVPEAEETDKRNGDGIHPNLGLWEVEKGLFASNESAREVLKSLGIEVLTEAQARATLERRVELRG
- a CDS encoding uncharacterized protein (EggNog:ENOG410PJZ1~COG:L~BUSCO:2638at33183), translated to MTWSFMRKLLQDPERLGISRSVSVQPPLQFQRTWKTLYSLLSRDEDMSNPVRKRKRGDPGDPPRTFRSIDSFFKSPRKQPHEADCRIPKSPSEHQLLTDEELARKLQAEWDNDASSNFRNATPTNSDENQAPPSQDMKASDGQNPIPAPPKPCIFASSKKKKSVLSLQTSTSAEDTISMSLPLDQPPLTFNPSLYLDKLREFWNTEGGHASYSILARAFSLVNSTQSRIRIVDILVNLLRILIEGDPDSLLPAVWLATNAFAPPYVPLELGLGGSAISKALKKAYGLDNLGLKTLYDKYGDAGDVAYEAKKKQSFTLRRPKPLSIKGVYDSLMKIANSKGTGSQENKQRLVEQLLRDARGAEESRYIVRTLVQHLRIGAVRTTMLIALARAFLYSRPPSASYRVRTNADLMKLKRDELASLYAKAEEMIKASYARHPNYNDLIPCLLATGISEAVLAKCGLALHVPLLPMLGSITRDLTEMLTKLQGRKFSCEYKYDGQRAQVHCDSSGKVSLFSRHLELMTDKYPDLVSLVPQIRGDGVSSFVLEGEVVAVDQESGVLLPFQTLSNRAKKNVEIGDIKINVCLFAFDLMYLNGEALLERPFRERRELLRSLFVEIPNRFSWVKSIDATSSESETILNFFQEATNAKCEGIMVKVLDDGTDGEAPGILTSEESSNISGEKQKGSRRRTLLSTYEPDKRLDSWLKVKKDYNAAFDTLDLIPIAGWHGQGRKAQWWSPILLAVRNPETGSLEAVTKCMSGFTDKFYQENKEKYAENSNNTIPRPSYVEYRNEPEVWFEPQEVWEIAFADITLSPTYTAAIGMASEERGLSLRFPRFLRVREDKTIEDASTSSTLAELWKKQMARLQSEGADLPQEEDNG